The following coding sequences are from one Lolium rigidum isolate FL_2022 chromosome 6, APGP_CSIRO_Lrig_0.1, whole genome shotgun sequence window:
- the LOC124666413 gene encoding peroxidase 1-like produces the protein MATQGTPGLALAVVCAMFLLPVLAMAQLQVGFYQRTCPNAETLVRRAVATAFAKDAGVAAGLIRLHFHDCFVRGCDASVLLSTNPGGGKTERDAIPNNPSLRGFDVIDAAKASLEQSCPRTVSCADILAFAARDSITLTGNVFYPVPAGRRDGSISKEQDALDNLPPPTFTAQQLIDRFKNKTLTAEEMVLLSGAHTVGRSFCASFVNRIWNGNTPIVDAGLSPSYAALLRSLCPSTTTQTTLITTAMDPGSPNVLDNNYYKLLPRNMGLFFSDNQLRVDGNLNALVNTFAANETLWKERFAAAMVKMGRIEVQTGSCGQVRLKCSVVNPSSSAELGSAVDEEGVVATS, from the exons ATGGCTACACAAGGCACGCCGGGTCTAGCCCTCGCCGTGGTGTGCGCCATGTTCCTGCTGCCGGTGCTAGCCATGGCCCAGCTCCAGGTCGGGTTCTACCAGAGGACCTGCCCCAACGCCGAGACGCTTGTCCGGCGGGCCGTCGCGACGGCCTTCGCCAAGGATGCCGGCGTCGCCGCCGGCCTCATCCGTCTGCATTTTCATGACTGCTTCGTCAGG GGCTGCGATGCCTCCGTCCTGCTGTCCACCAACCCCGGCGGCGGCAAGACGGAGCGGGACGCAATTCCGAACAACCCGAGCCTCCGCGGGTTCGACGTGATCGACGCCGCCAAGGCCTCCCTCGAGCAGAGCTGTCCCAGAACcgtctcctgcgccgacatcCTTGCCTTCGCGGCGCGCGACAGCATCACCCTCACCGGCAACGTCTTCTACCCTGTCCCTGCCGGCCGCCGCGACGGCTCCATCTCCAAGGAGCAGGATGCCCTGGACAACCTGCCCCCTCCCACATTCACTGCGCAGCAGCTCATCGACCGTTTCAAAAACAAGACTCTCACCGCCGAGGAGATGGTCCTCCTCTCCGGCGCCCACACCGTCGGCCGCTCCTTCTGCGCCTCCTTCGTCAACCGCATATGGAACGGCAACACCCCCATC GTGGATGCAGGGCTGAGCCCGTCGTACGCGGCGCTGCTGCGGTCTCTGTGCCCGTCGACCACGACGCAGACGACGCTGATCACGACGGCGATGGACCCGGGCTCGCCCAACGTGCTGGACAACAACTACTACAAGCTGCTGCCGCGCAACATGGGGCTCTTCTTCTCCGACAACCAGCTGCGCGTCGACGGGAACCTCAACGCGCTGGTCAACACCTTCGCGGCCAACGAAACTTTGTGGAAAGAGCGGTTCGCGGCGGCCATGGTGAAGATGGGCCGCATCGAGGTGCAGACGGGGAGCTGCGGTCAGGTACGGCTCAAATGCAGCGTCGTCAACCCCAGCTCGTCGGCCGAGCTGGGCTCCGCCGTCGACGAGGAGGGCGTCGTCGCCACGAGCTAG